Proteins found in one Streptomyces sp. NBC_00461 genomic segment:
- a CDS encoding ScbA/BarX family gamma-butyrolactone biosynthesis protein, producing the protein MNEMVTAAGSRSARVAKALVHKHDAGQVLLSGLKRLAEDEFLVAADWTDTGDLLATGDRREDGAVLLTETIRQAFPLLSHAGYDVPFGHRLLWSEYRYALNLRTLREAGIGGRPDLHIRCYDVVRRRGRVSALSLNITVLRDGEQLATAHTRFTIQPPAIYERLRGSCGDAHRMLELARSRPLPPPVSGAGEEFRDVVLSPTDATDRWQLRVDTHHPMYFDHPSDHAPGILLLEAAKQAVRTLRHPRVGVAEAMETVFHRYVELDSPCWVDAQQLPDDQLGRARFLVTMHQEGMLCFTALVSVAKEQTG; encoded by the coding sequence ATGAACGAGATGGTGACGGCTGCTGGTTCGAGATCGGCCCGGGTCGCGAAGGCCCTCGTCCACAAGCACGACGCAGGCCAGGTACTGCTCTCGGGCCTGAAGCGCCTGGCGGAGGACGAGTTCCTGGTCGCGGCCGACTGGACGGACACCGGCGATCTCCTGGCCACCGGGGACCGCCGCGAGGACGGCGCCGTACTGCTCACGGAAACGATTCGGCAGGCCTTTCCGCTGCTGTCGCACGCCGGTTACGACGTCCCGTTCGGCCACCGTCTGCTCTGGAGCGAGTACCGCTACGCGCTCAACCTCAGGACGCTGCGCGAGGCGGGCATCGGCGGCCGGCCCGATCTGCACATCCGCTGCTACGACGTGGTCCGCCGCCGCGGCCGGGTCTCGGCCCTGTCCCTGAACATCACCGTGCTGCGCGACGGCGAGCAACTGGCCACCGCCCACACCCGGTTCACCATTCAGCCGCCCGCCATCTACGAGCGGCTGCGCGGCTCCTGCGGCGACGCCCACCGCATGCTGGAGCTGGCCCGCAGCCGCCCGCTGCCGCCCCCGGTCTCCGGCGCCGGCGAGGAGTTCCGGGACGTGGTGCTCTCACCCACCGACGCGACGGACCGCTGGCAGCTGCGGGTCGACACCCACCACCCGATGTACTTCGACCACCCCAGCGACCACGCCCCGGGCATCCTCCTGCTGGAGGCGGCCAAGCAGGCCGTGCGCACCCTGCGGCACCCCCGGGTCGGAGTCGCCGAGGCGATGGAGACCGTCTTCCACCGCTACGTCGAACTCGACTCCCCCTGCTGGGTGGACGCACAGCAGCTGCCCGACGATCAACTCGGCCGTGCGCGTTTCCTGGTGACGATGCATCAGGAGGGCATGCTGTGCTTCACCGCACTGGTGTCGGTCGCGAAGGAGCAGACCGGCTGA
- a CDS encoding HAD family hydrolase has product MTAVPGSPNAPVEIAFFDVDETLINVKSMFRFLEFHYRERGLPPSAYEEAAGTLRRRSAAGVSRLVTNREYYRLYADRPREELFAHGRAWFDAELATGTLLHQPVVSALRRHREKGALTVLVSGSFRPCLEPVAELLGADEILCSEPEYVGGYCTGLVERPVIGVEKGRLARTLMRRRAVSPSRAAAYADHASDLDLLRSVGHPVAVGDDMVLGAHVARVGGGTLPGVGRVMDVSRSAPSRPTPVR; this is encoded by the coding sequence ATGACCGCTGTCCCCGGCTCACCGAACGCCCCCGTCGAGATCGCCTTCTTCGACGTCGACGAGACACTGATCAACGTCAAGAGCATGTTCCGCTTCCTGGAGTTCCACTACCGCGAACGCGGTCTGCCGCCGTCCGCCTACGAGGAGGCGGCAGGCACGCTGCGACGCAGGTCGGCGGCGGGTGTCTCACGGCTGGTCACCAACCGTGAGTACTACCGCCTGTACGCGGACCGCCCGCGCGAGGAGCTGTTCGCACACGGCCGCGCCTGGTTCGACGCGGAGCTGGCCACCGGCACGCTGCTGCATCAGCCGGTGGTGTCCGCCCTGCGCCGGCACCGGGAAAAGGGCGCGCTGACCGTGCTGGTGTCGGGCTCGTTCCGGCCGTGTCTGGAGCCGGTCGCGGAGCTGCTCGGCGCCGACGAGATCCTGTGCAGCGAGCCGGAGTACGTCGGCGGGTACTGCACGGGTCTGGTGGAGCGCCCGGTCATCGGCGTCGAGAAGGGCCGGCTGGCGCGCACGCTGATGCGGCGGCGCGCGGTGTCCCCGTCGCGCGCCGCCGCCTACGCCGATCACGCCTCCGACCTCGACCTCCTGCGCTCCGTGGGCCATCCCGTCGCCGTCGGCGACGACATGGTGCTCGGCGCCCATGTCGCCCGGGTGGGCGGAGGCACGCTGCCGGGGGTCGGCCGGGTGATGGACGTCAGCCGGTCTGCTCCTTCGCGACCGACACCAGTGCGGTGA